Below is a genomic region from Hypanus sabinus isolate sHypSab1 unplaced genomic scaffold, sHypSab1.hap1 scaffold_2316, whole genome shotgun sequence.
ttcggcacggactagaagggccgagatggcctgttttcgtgatgtaattgttatatggttagaaGTCATGTCAaggtaagtcaagtcaagtcacttttattgtcatttcgaccataactggtggtacagtacacagtaaaaacgagacgacgtttttcaggaccatggtgtcacATGACacatacaaaaactagactgaacgacGTAAAAAAACAATACAGACAGAAGAAAACTACgcgagactacagacctacccaggacagcataaagtgcacaaaaacagtgcaggcattacagtaaataatgaacaggacattagggcagtaaggtgtcagtccaggctctgggtattgaggagtctgatagcccgggggaagaaactgttacacagtctggtcatggGAGCCCGACCACAACCTCAAACTAACTCCCTATCCCCTGCACTCAATACTTTGTGAAGGCCAACGGGACAGAAGCTTCCTTTACGACCCTGTCGACCCGTGACGTCACTTTCAATGAATCGCGGGCCTGTACTCCCCGGATCCCTTCGTCCTCCCGCACCCCTCGGTGCCCGGCCGTTCACCGGCCGGCCCAAACAGAGCGCAAAACCTTGCCCCCGTCGGCATGAAACACCATCGGCCATTTTCCAGCTGCTCCGGCTCCCACTGGAAGCTCTGCCAGCCCCACCGATTCTGGCGAGACCTGCAGATCGGCCGACTGGGTTAACCGCCCGACGGGGAGCACCTTGAGGTCGGCCTGCAGCTGGACCCCCATCCCTGCACTCCCCACACGCACGTCTCCAAGACATTGAGACCAAGCTCACCTCCATCACGTGCGCCGGCAGCTCCGTCCACGGTCTCCCCGCCCTCCAAGCGGACGAGAAccccctcaccctctcacccttaacccatgacctctagttcactAACCACCCCACTCCCATCCCCAAGGCCGAGCGTGGGACCTTGTCGAGGGCGTTTCAGATTGAGAACATCCACCACCTGTCCTTcatcaacctctccctcaactgATCGTTCATTGGCCACAGCTTTCCCCAACTCAGTCAAACTCACCGCCCCTCTCATCTCACACGTCAACCCTCACCAATCATCTCAGAATCCTCTCCAACCCTCCTCTTCGAACTGGCCAACCAGCACCTCCACAGAGAGAAGATACGGGGCTTCAAATCGAAACACTGATGACTTCTTTCCTCTGCCCCACCCCGATAAATCCCCTCCCTCCATCGATaaatcctctcctctctctctgtcgataaatcctctcccctctccatcgaTAAATCCTCCCCTCTCTCCGTCGATAAATCCCCTCCCTCCATCGATaaatcctctcctctctctccgtcgataaatcctctcccctctccatcgaTAAATCCTCCCCTCCGTCAATAAATCCCCTCCCTCCATCGATaaatcctctcctctctctccgtcaATAAATCCTCTCACCCATCAATaaatcctctcctctctctccgtcgATAAATCCTCTCCCCCATCGATAAATCCTCTCCCGTCAATAAACCCCCTCCCTTCTCTCCGTCGATAAATCCTCTCATCTCCCCGTTGATAAATCCTCTCCCCTCTCCGTCGatgtcctctcccctctctccgtcGATaaatcctctcccctctctccatcgTTAAatcctctcccctctcaccgTCGATAAACCCCCTCCCTTCTCTCCGTCGATAAATCCTCTCCTCTGTCGATAAATCCTCTCCTTCGatgtcctctcccctctctccgtcAATAAATCCTCCCCTCTTTCCGTCGATAAATCCTCTCCTCTCTCCGTCGATAAATCCTCTCCTCTCTCCGTCGATaaatcctctcctctctctccgtcgATAAATCCTCTCATCCATCGATaaatcctctcctctctctccgtcgataaatcctctcccctctctctgtcaatAAACCCCCTCCCTTCTCTCCGTCGATaaatcctctcctctctctccgtcgATAAAGCCTCTCCCCTCTCACCGTCGATAAagcctctcccctctctgtcaatAAACCCCCTCCCTTCTCTCCGTCGATaaatcctctcctctctctccgtcgATAAAGCCTCTCCCCTCTTTCCGTCGATAAATCCTCCCCTCTCTCCGTCGATaaatcctctcctctctctccgtcgATAAATCCCCACTCTGTCGAtaaaccccctcccctctcttcgTCGATaaatcctctcctctctctccgtcgATAAAGCCTCTCCCCTCTCCGTCGATaaatcctctcccctctctccgtcGATaaatcctcccctctcccatcgataaatcctctcccctctctgtcaataaaccccctcccctctctccgtcGATAAATCCTCTCCACTTTCTCCGTTGATAAATCCCCTCTCTCCGTCGAtaaaccccctcccctctctccatcgataaaccccctcccctctctccgtcGATaaatcccctctctctgtcgataaatcccctcccctctctccgtcgataaaccccctcccctctctccgtcGATAAATCCCCTCTCTCCATCGAtaaaccccctcccctctctccgtcgataaaccccctcccctctctccgtcGATaaatcccctcccctctctccgtcGATaaatcccctcccctctctccgtcGATAAACCCTCTCCCCCGTCGATaaatcccctcccctctctccgtcGATaaaccctctctcctctctccgtcGATAAATCCTCTCCTCTCTACGTCGATAAATCCTCTCCTCTCTACGTCGATaaatcccctcccctctctccgtcgataaaccccctcccctctctccgtcgataaacccctcccctctctccgtcgataaaccccctcccctctctccgtcgataaaccccctcccctctctccgtcGATaaatcccctcccctctctccgtcgataaaccccctcccctctctccgtcGATaaatcccctcccctctctccgtcGTTAaagcctctctcctctctccatcgATAAACCCTCTCACTACTCAGCCCATTAAGTTGCTCCGGCCTGGGAACTCAGACTTGcacccccctctccccgaccTCCCCCTCGGACTCACCGGCACCCACTTCTCCCAGGAGAGCAGGCAGAAGGGCAGGAGAGAGTAACCCATGAAGAGCCAGTGGAACGACTGGCACACCACGTAGACGAGGGGCCTCAGCTCCGCCCTGGACGTCAGCTGGCTCAGTAATGGGCTCTCCGCCATCAGCTTGAGCATCTGGGGGGacaggaagagggagggaggttAATCTTCCGAGAGCCTCTCCCGGTCAGAGACAGGCTCAGCATCACCGGCCTCTGCTGTTTCACTATGCAATACACAATTGTTTAAAGCCACAAGTTGCAATTAGAGATTTGCAGGTTGGAAATTTTAATTAAAGCGTCGTGGAAGAGAACCTAAAAATGAAAGAAATACTGAGGTCGTGTCCGTGGGTAAAACGTCCAT
It encodes:
- the LOC132387889 gene encoding lysophospholipid acyltransferase 5-like, whose amino-acid sequence is MLKLMAESPLLSQLTSRAELRPLVYVVCQSFHWLFMGYSLLPFCLLSWEKWVPVYQSVYFLGHVIFFGNLLLLPLHRRLLLPRKRRKVD